One segment of Polypterus senegalus isolate Bchr_013 chromosome 8, ASM1683550v1, whole genome shotgun sequence DNA contains the following:
- the LOC120534625 gene encoding zinc finger protein 479-like produces the protein MALVVHTRIHTGEKPHCCSECGRRFSQISHLQQHMRIHTDCGRRLSVSSSLHTDRRIHTGKKPYCCSECGKGFSCSDHLQKHTRIHTREKRYCCSECRKEFSNHTALVMHQRIYTGEKPYCCPDLRRHTRIHTGEKPYCCYDCGKRFSLSSSLLTHRRIHTGEKPYCCSECGKRFSCSNHLQTHKRIHTGEKLYRCPECGK, from the exons ATGGCTCTTGTTGTTCACACAaggattcatactggagagaaacctcattgctgttctgaatgtggcaggCGATTTTCACAAATCAGCCATCTTCAGCAACATATGAGAATTCACACTG ACTGTGGAAGACGATTGTCAGTAAGCAGCAGTCTTCATACCGACAGGAGAATTCACACCGGcaagaagccatattgctgttctgaatgtgggaaaggaTTCTCTTGCAGTGACCATCTTCAGAAGCACACAAGAATTCATACTAGAGAGAAACGATACTGCTGTtcagaatgtcgtaaagaattctcTAATCATACTGCTCTTGTAATGCACCAAAGAATttacactggagagaaaccatattgctgtccTGA TCTTCGGAGGCATACAAGAATTCATACTGGGGAAAAACCCTATTGTTGCTATGACTGTGGAAAGCGATTTTCTTTAAGCAGCAGTCTTTTGACACACAGAAGAATTCACAcgggagaaaagccatattgctgctcagaatgtggtaaacgattctctTGCAGTAACCATCTTCAGactcacaaaagaattcacactggtgaAAAGCTATACAGAtgtcctgaatgtggcaaatgA